One part of the Bradyrhizobium sp. CB1650 genome encodes these proteins:
- a CDS encoding exopolysaccharide transport family protein: MLDYNQPIHRATSEVPQPRSPAGFNMLELVSLLWRRKIAIVGAALLGATLAVTVGKSLTPRYTATAQLYVDPRELQLVDRELTPRAQDVSGMSMVVESQARLITSNSVLLQVIQQANLDKDPEFGGGDARSLMSSLLGLDGLHVRAPSAADQNEVQLAALDALNKHITIRKTEKSFIVDIEVWSTDPAKAAMLANTLTNTYLKDSRNSQALAARRATNDLSGRLKELRERLRNAETVLATYKAQNNFVGTQDALISDQQLSASNQRLSAARAATLDAQARLDQIEASRRTAADAGAIPEALQSPTIANLRAQYADARKKYAEQTAELGPRHPALRQTEKQVEDLKRTISEEIERFAQSAKNDLTRARDYEASLNRALEAQKRQSVQLSQAAVRLRELEREADASRDVYQSFLKRSRETEEQESLNTSAARVIGEATVPQRRSFPPAMSLFAMIGFIFGGLLAAGWFVAAEHLFSGATAPEPTRRERAPEPGIAKMPPETAPQAPPLALVEKPLIARLQEADIIRTLGAILAVGGGTDLTRLGWPTLRSGFPLTTLLNALRDMRAAVARRAGGKAMPVVAMVGAGETTERSVTALNFALAAARDGSRVLMIDADHQAHNLSSKMNRSGKSEPSRLGWLSIGSKGAREIKTVNGISVLPVAEGDTGKAAEAIRKAVAQARSTGGYDLVILDGPAMPLSAAGRKLLDGTDALVAVLPISLDINDSMEEILSALGGAERKLVGVVLNELAPMAQTRQRGRQYA; this comes from the coding sequence ATGCTTGACTACAACCAGCCGATACATCGGGCCACGTCGGAGGTCCCGCAGCCACGGTCCCCGGCTGGCTTCAACATGCTGGAGCTCGTCAGCCTGCTCTGGCGGCGCAAGATTGCAATCGTCGGCGCAGCCCTCCTCGGTGCGACGCTTGCGGTGACCGTCGGCAAGAGCCTGACGCCCCGCTACACCGCCACCGCCCAGCTCTATGTCGATCCGCGCGAGCTCCAGCTCGTCGATCGCGAGCTCACGCCCCGCGCGCAGGATGTGTCCGGCATGTCCATGGTGGTGGAAAGCCAGGCCCGCCTGATCACGTCGAACAGCGTTCTGCTGCAGGTCATCCAGCAGGCCAATCTCGACAAGGATCCGGAATTCGGCGGCGGCGATGCCAGGAGCCTAATGTCGTCGCTGCTCGGCCTCGACGGTCTCCACGTCCGCGCGCCATCCGCCGCGGACCAGAACGAGGTGCAGCTTGCCGCGCTCGACGCGCTGAACAAGCACATCACCATCCGCAAGACCGAGAAGAGCTTCATCGTCGACATCGAGGTCTGGTCGACCGATCCCGCCAAAGCGGCGATGCTCGCCAACACGCTGACGAACACCTACCTCAAGGACTCACGCAACTCGCAGGCCCTGGCGGCGCGACGCGCCACCAACGACCTGTCCGGCCGCCTGAAGGAGCTGCGCGAGCGGCTGCGCAACGCCGAGACCGTGCTTGCCACCTACAAGGCCCAGAACAATTTTGTCGGCACCCAGGACGCGCTGATCAGCGACCAGCAGCTCTCCGCAAGCAACCAGCGGCTTTCTGCTGCCCGCGCGGCGACGCTCGATGCGCAGGCCCGTCTCGACCAGATCGAGGCAAGCCGCCGCACAGCGGCGGATGCGGGCGCGATCCCCGAAGCCCTGCAATCGCCGACGATCGCCAACCTGCGCGCACAATATGCCGACGCCCGCAAGAAATACGCGGAGCAAACCGCCGAGCTCGGGCCGCGCCATCCCGCGCTGCGCCAAACCGAGAAGCAGGTCGAGGATCTCAAGCGCACCATCAGCGAGGAGATCGAGCGCTTCGCTCAGTCGGCCAAGAACGATTTGACGCGCGCCCGCGACTATGAGGCATCGCTCAACCGGGCGCTGGAAGCGCAGAAGCGACAGAGCGTCCAGCTCAGCCAAGCCGCCGTGCGGCTGCGCGAGCTCGAGCGCGAGGCCGATGCAAGCCGCGACGTCTATCAATCCTTTCTCAAGCGCTCGCGCGAGACCGAGGAGCAGGAAAGCCTGAACACGTCGGCGGCCCGCGTCATCGGCGAGGCCACGGTGCCGCAGCGGCGCTCGTTCCCGCCCGCTATGAGCCTGTTCGCCATGATCGGCTTCATCTTCGGCGGACTTCTCGCCGCAGGCTGGTTTGTCGCGGCCGAGCATCTGTTCTCCGGCGCGACCGCGCCCGAGCCGACGCGTCGCGAACGCGCGCCCGAACCGGGGATCGCAAAAATGCCTCCGGAGACCGCGCCACAGGCGCCTCCGCTGGCCCTGGTCGAAAAGCCGCTGATCGCCCGTCTCCAGGAGGCCGACATCATTCGCACGCTCGGCGCCATCCTCGCGGTTGGAGGCGGCACCGATCTTACCCGGCTGGGCTGGCCGACGCTGCGCTCCGGATTTCCGCTGACGACGCTTCTCAATGCGTTGCGCGATATGCGCGCCGCCGTGGCACGGCGTGCCGGCGGCAAGGCGATGCCGGTCGTCGCGATGGTCGGTGCCGGCGAGACCACCGAGCGCAGCGTCACCGCACTGAACTTCGCGCTGGCAGCCGCGCGCGATGGGAGCCGCGTGCTGATGATCGATGCCGATCACCAGGCGCACAATCTGTCGAGCAAGATGAACCGGTCCGGCAAGAGCGAGCCGAGCAGGCTTGGCTGGCTCTCGATCGGCAGCAAGGGCGCGCGCGAGATCAAGACGGTGAACGGCATCTCGGTGCTGCCGGTTGCCGAAGGCGATACCGGCAAGGCGGCCGAGGCGATCCGCAAGGCGGTCGCGCAGGCGCGCTCCACCGGCGGCTATGATCTCGTCATTCTTGACGGCCCCGCGATGCCGCTCTCTGCCGCCGGCCGCAAGCTGCTCGACGGCACCGATGCGCTGGTAGCGGTGCTGCCCATCAGCCTCGACATCAACGACAGCATGGAAGAGATATTGAGCGCGCTCGGCGGCGCCGAGCGCAAGCTCGTCGGAGTCGTGCTCAACGAACTCGCTCCCATGGCCCAAACGCGCCAGCGAGGCAGACAATATGCTTGA
- a CDS encoding class I SAM-dependent methyltransferase, which yields MNKPATIDFATATETHAPAQTQALLDLVAGEARDSLLAIHEVLRRELPRGRLTTYEAGGGSSSFLPLDVLSRSHVTVVDIDEDQIRNNSYAQEAILGDVQAYRFAPESFDLVICYNVIEHLPDVQAALLNFREALKRGGMILIGAPNPHSLSGVVTKYSPHWFHVWFYRHIRGIKTAGLPGEAPFATFFHPLVTLSKLDAFATAHGLEMIYRREVESPRYPEMRQRKPLFAALVDAGAAVLNAVLPHGTDVRRGDYHVILRKR from the coding sequence ATGAACAAGCCAGCCACGATCGATTTCGCGACAGCCACAGAGACCCACGCTCCCGCACAAACCCAGGCGCTGCTCGACCTCGTCGCCGGCGAAGCCCGCGACAGCCTGCTCGCCATCCACGAGGTCCTGCGCCGCGAGCTGCCGCGGGGCAGGCTTACAACTTACGAGGCCGGCGGCGGCTCCAGCAGCTTCCTGCCCCTGGACGTGCTCAGCCGCAGCCACGTCACCGTCGTCGACATCGACGAGGATCAGATCCGCAACAACTCTTACGCGCAGGAGGCAATCCTCGGCGACGTGCAGGCCTATCGCTTTGCGCCGGAAAGCTTCGATCTCGTGATCTGCTACAACGTGATCGAGCACTTGCCAGACGTCCAGGCTGCACTCTTGAACTTTCGCGAGGCGCTCAAGCGCGGCGGAATGATCCTGATCGGCGCGCCCAATCCGCACTCGCTGTCTGGCGTCGTCACCAAATATTCGCCGCACTGGTTCCACGTCTGGTTCTACCGGCACATTCGCGGCATCAAGACCGCCGGCCTGCCCGGCGAAGCGCCGTTCGCGACTTTCTTCCATCCGCTGGTGACGCTGTCGAAGCTCGATGCCTTTGCGACCGCCCACGGGCTCGAGATGATCTACCGCCGTGAAGTCGAGAGCCCGCGCTATCCCGAGATGCGCCAGCGAAAGCCGCTGTTCGCCGCCCTCGTCGACGCCGGCGCCGCCGTGCTGAACGCCGTGCTTCCACACGGCACCGACGTCCGCCGCGGCGACTATCACGTCATCCTGCGGAAACGCTGA
- a CDS encoding glycosyltransferase, whose translation MTLIPTDLSARRIPDAVRDPNREIAASSRVLDLSVGIVVCIPCFRRPQHLRLTLESLVRQRTPRSFAVVMVENDAGGRESAPVAAEFLAAGKLQGVCLVEKRQGNCRAINAAFETAQTLFPAATRFLMIDDDEIASPDWLELMVRTCEATGADVVGGPVLPVFDDDTKPWLSRHPAFCPAYDYSGAVPLIYGCGNCLITRSAFERFGGPAFDLRFNFLGGGDTDFFVRCRDAGMTFHWTAEAVITETVPHSRTSLNWIARRGLRIGAINYRVQYKAAQSAAVRMRVFAQMLGRLPLSLVRAAQLLTTSKAVVAMHPVMVALGAAFAAFGVEPKPYEASKIVS comes from the coding sequence ATGACTCTGATCCCGACCGACCTGTCCGCCCGCCGGATCCCGGACGCGGTGCGCGATCCCAACCGGGAGATCGCGGCGAGCTCGCGCGTCCTCGACCTGTCGGTCGGCATCGTCGTCTGCATTCCCTGCTTCCGCCGCCCGCAGCATCTGCGGCTGACGCTGGAGTCGCTCGTCCGCCAGCGCACCCCGCGCTCCTTCGCCGTCGTCATGGTCGAGAACGACGCCGGTGGCCGCGAGAGCGCGCCGGTCGCCGCGGAGTTTCTCGCAGCCGGCAAGCTCCAGGGCGTGTGCCTCGTCGAGAAGCGGCAGGGCAATTGCCGGGCGATCAACGCCGCATTCGAGACGGCCCAGACGCTGTTCCCCGCCGCAACTCGTTTCCTGATGATCGACGATGACGAGATCGCATCGCCCGACTGGCTCGAGCTGATGGTCCGCACCTGTGAGGCGACCGGCGCGGACGTCGTCGGAGGGCCGGTGCTGCCGGTCTTCGACGACGACACCAAGCCGTGGCTGTCACGTCATCCCGCCTTCTGTCCCGCCTATGATTACAGCGGCGCGGTGCCGCTGATCTATGGCTGCGGCAACTGCCTGATCACGCGCTCCGCGTTCGAGCGGTTCGGCGGTCCCGCCTTCGATCTGCGCTTCAATTTCCTCGGCGGCGGCGACACCGACTTCTTCGTGCGCTGCCGCGATGCCGGCATGACGTTCCACTGGACGGCGGAGGCCGTCATCACCGAGACCGTGCCGCATAGCCGCACCAGCCTCAACTGGATAGCGCGGCGTGGCCTGCGCATCGGCGCGATCAACTATCGTGTGCAGTACAAGGCGGCGCAGAGCGCGGCGGTGCGGATGCGGGTGTTCGCGCAGATGCTCGGACGGCTGCCGCTGTCGCTGGTTCGCGCGGCGCAGCTGCTGACGACGTCGAAGGCGGTCGTTGCGATGCATCCCGTGATGGTCGCGCTCGGCGCTGCGTTTGCGGCTTTCGGCGTCGAGCCGAAGCCCTATGAAGCCTCGAAGATCGTGTCCTAG
- a CDS encoding glycosyltransferase, protein MITADAMLDAPNAALASTGIHAPTPAGSVSVVIPAKNAAAYIGEAVDSALRQSGIADIIVVDDGSIDDTVAIVRAIRDPRLRVMTNDSSGVSAARNLGARHAAGDWLVFLDADDRLRPGAVATLLEAARGAPRAVLVYGDYNLIDGEGRSIGRRDLLKGRSKPSGDVLQRLAAGNFIVNGGIMLVRADAFRAAGGFDVSLRYCEDWHCWCRLAAIGEFAFVPKLLLDYRLHTANTMNAAVRTPQDFFPAVARVFDDELILARLPEGAAARLRQAAEIHLVTYSATQAVRFGRYREALAYLGMVGRRSAKAMPRSAIKIALAYFGV, encoded by the coding sequence TTGATCACCGCCGACGCCATGCTCGATGCACCGAACGCCGCCCTGGCGTCGACGGGCATCCATGCGCCCACTCCGGCCGGGTCGGTCTCAGTCGTCATTCCCGCCAAGAACGCCGCTGCCTATATCGGGGAAGCCGTCGACAGTGCGCTGAGGCAAAGCGGCATCGCCGACATCATCGTCGTGGACGATGGCTCGATCGATGACACCGTTGCAATCGTCCGCGCTATCCGCGATCCGCGATTGCGGGTGATGACGAACGATTCCTCCGGCGTATCGGCCGCGCGCAATCTCGGTGCACGACATGCGGCGGGCGACTGGCTCGTCTTCCTCGATGCCGATGACCGTCTGCGTCCCGGAGCGGTGGCGACGCTGCTCGAGGCAGCGCGCGGTGCTCCCCGCGCGGTTCTCGTCTACGGCGACTACAATCTGATCGACGGTGAAGGCCGCTCGATTGGCCGGCGCGATCTGCTGAAGGGACGCAGCAAGCCCTCCGGCGACGTGCTCCAGCGGCTCGCCGCCGGCAATTTCATTGTCAACGGCGGCATCATGCTGGTTCGCGCCGACGCCTTCCGCGCGGCAGGCGGCTTCGACGTCTCCCTCAGATATTGCGAGGACTGGCATTGCTGGTGCCGTCTTGCCGCGATCGGCGAATTCGCATTCGTGCCAAAACTGCTGCTCGACTATCGCCTGCACACGGCCAACACCATGAATGCGGCGGTGCGGACGCCGCAGGATTTCTTTCCGGCTGTCGCGCGCGTTTTCGACGATGAACTGATCCTGGCCAGGCTGCCCGAGGGCGCCGCCGCCCGGCTGCGCCAGGCTGCCGAGATCCATCTCGTCACCTATTCGGCGACGCAGGCCGTGCGCTTCGGCAGGTATCGCGAAGCTTTGGCCTATCTCGGAATGGTCGGCCGGCGGTCGGCGAAAGCGATGCCGCGGTCTGCGATCAAGATCGCTCTGGCCTATTTCGGTGTCTAG
- a CDS encoding glycosyltransferase family 1 protein — MRAKTFDYDPDEMVLNLFYEDKDDRWFAGDRHLRRMVRRMLLGEPRMSGQLRVFLNLCAGLDRLGIRYRVNDYRYIAQHPDELACIIGRTFLLDKFAWKNPILLGVAAHNHPLDDPDLFKRLPVKKVVVPGPWYADMYRPHWPDTEAWPIGIDTDLWAPSRTADKTVDVLIYDKVHWDRERYALELIEPVRARLAREGRSFIELRYGSYKEEDFQAALACSRAMIFLCQNESQGIAYQQALSCGVPVFAWDPGGPWRDPDYYPHRVTFAPVSSVPYWDERCGLKFVDRAGFEAGWANFWAGCTEKSFDPRGYVLDNLTLEQRALEYYDIARGVARQHAVSAGSGVLVDGWLTGMG; from the coding sequence GTGCGGGCAAAGACGTTCGACTACGATCCTGACGAGATGGTCCTCAACCTGTTCTACGAGGACAAGGACGACCGTTGGTTTGCCGGCGACCGGCATCTGCGCCGCATGGTGCGCCGGATGCTGCTCGGCGAGCCGCGCATGAGCGGGCAGCTTCGCGTGTTCCTCAATCTCTGTGCGGGCCTGGACCGGCTCGGCATCCGCTACCGCGTCAACGACTATCGTTATATCGCCCAGCATCCCGACGAGCTGGCCTGCATCATCGGGCGCACCTTCCTGCTCGACAAATTCGCGTGGAAGAACCCGATTCTGCTCGGGGTTGCCGCGCACAATCATCCGCTCGACGATCCCGACCTGTTCAAACGCCTGCCGGTGAAGAAGGTCGTGGTGCCGGGCCCATGGTACGCCGACATGTACCGGCCGCATTGGCCCGACACGGAAGCTTGGCCGATCGGCATCGATACCGATCTGTGGGCGCCGTCGCGCACCGCCGACAAGACCGTCGACGTGCTCATCTATGACAAAGTCCACTGGGATCGCGAGCGCTACGCGCTGGAGCTCATTGAGCCCGTCCGCGCCCGGCTCGCCAGGGAGGGCCGCTCGTTCATCGAGCTGCGCTACGGCAGCTACAAGGAAGAGGACTTTCAGGCGGCGCTGGCATGTTCGCGCGCGATGATCTTCCTCTGCCAGAACGAGAGTCAGGGGATAGCCTATCAGCAGGCCCTGTCCTGCGGCGTGCCGGTGTTCGCCTGGGATCCCGGCGGTCCGTGGCGAGATCCCGACTATTATCCGCACCGGGTCACGTTCGCGCCGGTGTCGTCGGTTCCCTATTGGGACGAGCGCTGCGGCCTGAAATTCGTCGATCGGGCCGGCTTCGAGGCGGGCTGGGCCAATTTCTGGGCCGGGTGCACCGAGAAGTCGTTCGATCCGCGCGGTTATGTACTGGACAATCTCACGCTGGAGCAGCGGGCTCTGGAATATTACGACATCGCGCGGGGCGTGGCGCGACAGCACGCGGTATCTGCCGGTTCCGGCGTGCTGGTTGACGGATGGTTAACGGGGATGGGTTAG
- a CDS encoding O-antigen ligase, producing MDRSAADMIDVEARSLGHGLRAVLVKLNVVSAARCLIAVAALLLVLVTLDPFPDLRNPDVANVVGGRMALNYISFGLLAAVAVLLCAASDAPSLKSLVTPLHLCLVGWMLINVVLSESREVSIQRFVLAASVTSLAVLLPLLPPTQRSFNLCLGGAALVLLVLCYLGVFLAPQYSIHTALDITEPQLAGDWRGSFGHKNIASPVMTILVYVGIYLSAVGSFVMGPVIAVLAGIFLIFTGGKTSTVLCLSIYALASLVYVTRSLWLKRIICFAPLVVMNLLTVGSAANPALGAITRQLPVDPTFTGRSDIWEFALAAVAEKPIVGHGYAAFWDDVTERQTAKGAEWAVTAAHSHNSYLDLAVTIGLPGLVLVILIFVLAPLGNFQAAQTHSRSGALAKLFLTVWLFGLYYGTTETFLLERQNPIWFMFALAVSGLHFLARFQCVEQVDSGR from the coding sequence ATGGATCGCAGCGCCGCAGACATGATTGACGTCGAGGCCCGGTCGCTGGGCCACGGCTTGCGCGCCGTCCTGGTGAAGCTCAATGTCGTGAGCGCGGCGCGCTGCCTCATCGCCGTTGCAGCGCTGCTGCTTGTCCTGGTGACGCTGGATCCGTTCCCGGACCTGCGCAATCCCGACGTCGCCAACGTCGTCGGCGGACGCATGGCGCTGAACTACATCTCCTTCGGATTGCTGGCTGCGGTGGCAGTGCTGCTCTGCGCCGCGAGTGACGCGCCCTCGCTGAAGAGTCTGGTGACGCCGCTGCATCTTTGCCTCGTCGGCTGGATGCTGATCAATGTGGTCTTGTCCGAGAGCCGCGAAGTGTCCATCCAGCGGTTCGTGCTGGCGGCCAGCGTGACGTCGCTCGCGGTCCTCCTTCCGCTGCTGCCGCCGACGCAGCGGAGCTTCAATCTGTGCCTCGGCGGCGCCGCGCTCGTACTGCTCGTGCTGTGTTATCTCGGCGTCTTCCTCGCACCCCAATATTCGATCCACACCGCGCTCGACATCACCGAGCCGCAACTCGCCGGCGACTGGCGCGGAAGCTTTGGCCACAAGAACATCGCATCGCCGGTGATGACCATCCTGGTCTATGTCGGAATCTATCTGAGCGCCGTCGGCTCGTTCGTGATGGGGCCGGTGATCGCGGTCCTTGCCGGCATTTTCCTGATCTTCACCGGCGGCAAGACGTCAACTGTGCTCTGCCTCTCGATCTACGCGCTGGCCTCCCTGGTCTACGTGACGCGGAGTTTGTGGTTGAAGCGGATCATCTGCTTCGCGCCGCTGGTCGTGATGAACCTGCTGACGGTCGGCAGCGCCGCCAACCCGGCGCTCGGGGCCATCACGCGCCAGCTTCCGGTCGACCCGACCTTCACCGGCCGCTCCGACATCTGGGAATTCGCGCTCGCAGCCGTCGCCGAAAAGCCGATCGTCGGCCACGGCTATGCGGCGTTCTGGGACGATGTGACCGAACGGCAGACGGCCAAGGGCGCCGAATGGGCCGTGACCGCGGCGCATAGCCACAACAGCTATCTCGACCTCGCCGTCACCATCGGCCTGCCGGGGCTGGTGCTCGTCATTCTCATCTTCGTGCTGGCGCCGCTCGGCAATTTCCAGGCGGCCCAGACCCACAGCCGCAGCGGTGCGCTCGCCAAGCTGTTTCTGACCGTCTGGCTGTTCGGCCTTTACTATGGGACGACCGAGACCTTCCTGCTCGAACGGCAGAATCCGATCTGGTTCATGTTTGCCCTCGCCGTGTCCGGGCTGCACTTCCTCGCCAGGTTCCAGTGCGTCGAGCAGGTGGACTCCGGTCGCTGA
- a CDS encoding GNAT family N-acetyltransferase, whose translation MAFLSVEQLDGRVSSTSGIAVDFIRDWRQAASRLNAGHRTAFQHDYWLGAWYEAFHDLAPLIAVISDAATGKDIAMVPMISHVRRGIRVVEFADLGVSDNNAPILALDAPMDAAGARAAAEALVQGLRALPDRFDLLRLKKLPSYVGGKPNPLVTLGRVGSCSLNGNLVLTGDDYADYQASIKRMQMPRCWRVFSRNAGARFEIATHVDRAHALLDVMDVQQQDRMRQLGSKFVLNDDAHARFYRDVVRQGVAEGYTIVSALVCDDGIVATTLGVRYGATYFLLRISHAGKNWASCSPGLLVTERTMAALHAQGVRRFDLSIGNHDYKRRFGAEPAPLTDVSIALSWRGLPYVLRDHAAQGLRRHPRLAALAARAMGKASRRGE comes from the coding sequence ATGGCGTTTCTCAGCGTTGAGCAATTAGATGGTCGGGTGTCCAGCACGTCGGGAATCGCAGTCGATTTCATACGTGACTGGCGACAGGCCGCATCGCGCCTGAACGCCGGGCACCGTACCGCCTTTCAGCATGATTATTGGCTTGGTGCCTGGTACGAGGCGTTTCACGACCTCGCGCCGTTGATCGCCGTGATCTCCGACGCCGCCACCGGCAAGGATATCGCGATGGTGCCGATGATCAGCCACGTCAGGCGTGGCATCCGTGTCGTCGAGTTCGCCGATCTCGGCGTATCCGACAACAACGCGCCCATCCTTGCGCTTGACGCCCCAATGGACGCAGCCGGTGCACGCGCCGCGGCCGAGGCGCTGGTCCAAGGCCTGCGCGCCCTGCCGGACCGCTTCGATCTCCTGCGCCTGAAGAAGTTGCCGTCCTATGTCGGAGGCAAGCCGAACCCGTTGGTGACGCTGGGGCGTGTCGGCTCCTGCTCGCTCAACGGCAATCTCGTGCTGACGGGCGACGACTATGCGGACTATCAGGCGTCGATCAAGCGCATGCAAATGCCGCGCTGTTGGCGCGTCTTCAGCCGCAATGCCGGTGCGCGTTTCGAGATCGCCACCCATGTCGATCGCGCGCACGCGTTGCTGGACGTGATGGACGTCCAGCAACAGGATCGCATGCGGCAGCTCGGCTCGAAATTCGTCCTGAACGACGACGCTCATGCACGTTTCTATCGCGATGTGGTCCGGCAGGGCGTTGCGGAAGGCTACACGATCGTCTCGGCGCTCGTCTGCGACGACGGCATCGTCGCGACCACGCTGGGCGTCAGATACGGCGCGACCTACTTCCTGCTGCGCATCAGCCACGCCGGAAAGAATTGGGCGAGCTGCTCGCCCGGGCTGCTCGTGACCGAGCGCACCATGGCGGCCCTGCATGCGCAGGGCGTGCGCCGCTTCGATCTCAGCATCGGCAATCACGACTACAAGCGCCGCTTCGGCGCTGAACCGGCGCCGCTCACGGATGTCAGCATCGCGCTGTCGTGGCGCGGCCTGCCCTACGTCCTGCGCGATCACGCCGCCCAGGGCCTGCGCCGCCATCCGAGGCTCGCCGCCCTCGCGGCGCGCGCGATGGGCAAGGCGTCGCGCCGAGGCGAATAG
- a CDS encoding rRNA adenine N-6-methyltransferase family protein: MDDRSDKYRVFYAQLICAATKITDPRIEQAFRTVRREPFVGPGPWSISFGGHPYVVTPDDDPAFIYQNTLLALDSARGINIGMPGAHAYWLNGCGVREGETVVQIGAGSGYYTAILAHLVGPCGRVHAYEIDERLAALARENLKDFAQVELRERSGIASDLPSADVIYVCAGAAQPATEWLEALRPGGRLVFPLAPEGVLGGMLLITRPDEGTIWPAKFLGRAQFIGCAGLQDADAGRRLAEAFAKGWESVKSLRREGAPDETCWFAGDGWWLSTAPAPALTDPIRPHADITQA, encoded by the coding sequence ATGGACGACCGTTCGGACAAATATCGCGTGTTCTATGCGCAATTGATCTGCGCCGCGACCAAGATCACGGATCCTCGCATCGAGCAGGCCTTTCGCACGGTCAGGCGTGAGCCTTTCGTCGGGCCCGGGCCGTGGTCGATCTCCTTCGGCGGTCATCCCTATGTCGTGACACCCGATGACGATCCCGCCTTCATCTATCAGAACACGCTGTTGGCGCTCGACAGCGCGCGCGGCATCAATATCGGGATGCCCGGCGCGCATGCCTATTGGCTCAATGGCTGCGGCGTGAGGGAAGGCGAGACAGTGGTCCAGATCGGTGCGGGCAGCGGCTACTACACTGCAATCCTCGCGCATCTCGTGGGACCTTGCGGCCGCGTTCATGCCTATGAGATCGACGAACGTCTCGCGGCTCTCGCGCGCGAAAATCTGAAAGACTTTGCTCAAGTCGAGCTGCGTGAGCGCTCGGGTATCGCGTCGGATCTGCCGAGCGCTGACGTGATCTATGTCTGCGCAGGCGCGGCGCAGCCGGCCACGGAATGGCTCGAGGCGCTGCGGCCCGGCGGGCGGCTGGTGTTTCCATTGGCACCCGAAGGCGTGCTCGGCGGCATGTTGCTGATAACGCGCCCGGACGAGGGCACGATCTGGCCCGCGAAATTCCTCGGCCGTGCCCAGTTCATCGGCTGCGCGGGATTGCAGGATGCGGATGCCGGCCGGCGATTGGCCGAAGCGTTCGCAAAGGGATGGGAGAGCGTGAAGTCGTTGCGGAGAGAAGGCGCCCCCGACGAGACCTGCTGGTTTGCCGGAGATGGCTGGTGGCTTTCGACGGCGCCGGCGCCTGCCCTTACGGATCCAATCCGGCCCCACGCCGACATCACGCAGGCCTAG
- the wrbA gene encoding NAD(P)H:quinone oxidoreductase, with product MTKVLVLYYSAYGHIEAMANAVAEGAREAGATVDIKRVPELVPAEVAKASHYKLDQAAPIARIEDLANYDAIIVGTGTRFGRMASQMANFLDQAGGLWAKGALHGKVGGAFTSSATQHGGQETTLFSIITNLLHFGMVVVGLNYGFAGQMKLDEITGGAPYGATTITGGDGSRQPSANELAGARYEGRAIAETAKKLHG from the coding sequence ATGACCAAAGTTCTCGTCCTCTATTATTCCGCCTACGGCCACATCGAAGCGATGGCGAATGCCGTTGCCGAAGGCGCGCGCGAAGCCGGCGCGACCGTCGACATCAAGCGCGTGCCCGAGCTCGTGCCGGCCGAGGTCGCCAAGGCCTCCCACTACAAGCTCGACCAGGCGGCACCGATCGCCAGGATCGAGGACCTCGCGAATTACGACGCGATCATCGTCGGCACCGGCACCCGCTTCGGCCGGATGGCCTCGCAGATGGCCAACTTCCTGGACCAGGCCGGCGGGCTCTGGGCCAAGGGCGCGCTGCACGGCAAGGTCGGCGGCGCCTTCACCTCGAGCGCGACCCAGCATGGCGGCCAGGAGACGACGCTGTTCTCGATCATCACCAATCTCCTGCATTTCGGCATGGTGGTGGTCGGCCTGAACTACGGCTTCGCCGGACAGATGAAGCTCGACGAAATCACGGGCGGCGCGCCCTACGGCGCGACCACGATTACCGGCGGCGACGGCAGCCGGCAGCCCAGCGCCAACGAGCTCGCCGGCGCCCGCTATGAGGGCCGCGCGATCGCGGAGACCGCCAAAAAACTTCACGGCTGA